In the Desulfuromonas sp. DDH964 genome, GGCGAGCAGTCCGAACAGGGCGATGGCGAGAATGGCGGTAATCCCGCCGAGGAGTTTGAGCAGCAGGATGATGAGCAGGCACCCGCTGCCGGCGCCGAGCAGATCCCAGAAGTAAAGGCGATTGATCTGGGGGAGATGCCGGGAAAGGAGCAGGGTCAAAGTCAGCCCGCTGCAGAAGAACGGCAGGGCGGTGAGCAGGTAAAGAACAGCGAGAACGGCGAGGAGGCTGCCGGGAATGCCGCGATCATAAAAGCCTTGCTGGAAGGGCTGGTAGAAGGGTTGATGAAAGAAGGCCAGGACGCGAAAGCCGAACTGGGGTTGCAGCCGGAAGAGGACGAAAAGGGCAAAAAAGAGGGCGACGCTGAGGGCAAAGAGGCCGGCCCAGCGGGCGGTCAGAAGCCCGGTTCGCTCCGGCGGGAACCAGCCGGGACGCAGATAGACGACCAGGGCCGAAACCCCCATGCCGAAGAGGGCCAGGGAGATCGCCATGGAGGCAAAATGGTACCACATGAGGACGGAAAAGATCCGGGTCAGGACCAGTTCATACATCAGGGTTGCCAGGCACAACACAAAGACCCCGGCGTAGATGCGCCGGGTCGGTGGCGAAAGGACCGTCATCGCAACTGCTCCTCACCCCGTCCCCGCAGGGAGAGGGCGTGAACCTGGTGGTCGCGGGACCCGAAGATCAGCCGCCCCCCGACCGGCAGGGGCGTCCCCTGGATTTCGCCACCGACGGCATAGGTCGCCAGACGTTCACCGCTGTCGGCTCCGACCACATGCAGCAGGCCGTTATTGTCCCCGAAGAAGACGCGACCATCCCAGAGTTTCGGCGTGGCGTATATCGGTCCCGCCCCAAAGAGGCGCCAGATGGTGGCCCCGGTGGCCGCGTCGAGCTTCCAGAGCTCGCCGGCGGCGGTCGGCACGAAGAGGGCCCCGGCGGCGTAGACCGGCGCCCCGTAGTAGCAAGGGGCGCCAAGATCGCGCTGCCAGCGCTTGCTCCCATCGGCGGCAAAGGCGACCAGAAGGCCGGCCTTGTCAAGAACAACGGGGCCTTCCGGGGTCAGCGCCGGAGCGGCGAGCAGCGGCGCCGGCAATTGCTGTTGCCAGAGCAGGTTACCGGCGAGGTCGAGAACACTGAGACGACCGCTGCCGCTGGTCTGGAAAATCCGGCTGCCATCGCTGGCCGGGGTCGCGCGCAGTGGCAGACCGGCAAAAAAGCTCCACTGCAACTCTCCGTTCCCGGCGTTGAGCGCATAGAGATTGCCGTTCCAGGCCGGCACCAGGACGAGGTCACCGAGGGGCAGGATACCGCCCTGGCGGTGATCGTCCGCCGGCGAGGGGGGGTAGCCGAAGCGCCAGACCAGGGCGCCGTCCCCGGCAGAGAGGGCGTAGACCTGGCGCCCCCAGCTCTGAAAATAGACCTGTCCGCCGGCCCCCGCCGGTGTTGCGTCAACGACGTCGCCGACCGCCACTTCCCAGCGCACCTCACCCTGCTGGTCGAAAGCCCGGAGCGATCCGTCCCAGGAAGCGGTCAGCACCAGGTCACCGGCGACGGCCGGGCCGGCGTCGACAAAGCCATTGGTCGCAAAGGACCAGGCCGGCGTCAGGCCGGCCAAATCGTCCCGCGGCCCGGTGCCGGTGATCCACGCGGCCGCCGGATCGATCGTGACGACGCCAAGGCCGGGATCGCGCTTCCGGTCGTAGACGGTCGCCGCCGCCGCTTGCGGATCCGCGGTTCCCCACCAGTTGCCGGCAAGCGCTACGTCGCCGCTGAAAAAGTCGCCGAGACGGAAATTCTCGAGGTTGCGATAGAGGTTATTGCGCTGAATCCTCACCGGCCGGTCGGTTTCGAAGAGGAAGATCCCCGAACCGTTGTCGCGGATGATGTTGCCGGACACCTCCACATCGGAGTTGCGGAAATTGATCCCCTTGCCGGAGTTCTTCTCGATCAGGCAGTTGCGAATGGCAAAAGTCCCCTGGCCGAGGCGGCAGCCGTCGATATTGTCATGGATGGTGCAGTCCTCGATCACGCCGCGGGTGAAATGGGCGTGCAGGGTATAGGCCGAATCCCTGATCTCGCAATAGCGCAGTTGCAGGTTGCGGGAGAAGTCGCTGCGGATTTCGAGCCAGTCGCCGGGACGGGGATTGGCGGCGGCGCTGTGAAAACGAATCGGTTCCTCGCGGGTGCCGACGGCGAGCAGTTCTCCCTCCACCACCAGGGTCCCGTCACCGAGACCATCACCGTCGGCATCGCGGCGCACGAAGGCAATATCGGTCCCGGGACGGATCGTCAGGGTCACCCCCTTGTCGACCTTGACGCTGCCGTCGATCACTACCCGGCCGTCCCAGACGGCATCCTTGCGGATCTCCACGTCGCGGAGCAGCCGGGGAGACTGGGCGCCCTTCAAGGCGCAGCCCCAGGGGAGCAGGAACAGCAGCAGTCCAACGCCGAGCCGGGTCGCTACCACATCTCCTCCACCACGATATCGAGCCCGGTCAAGGCGGCCCCTTCGGCCACTTCGAGGAGGTGGTCCGGGTTGCCGTCCCA is a window encoding:
- a CDS encoding outer membrane protein assembly factor BamB family protein encodes the protein MVATRLGVGLLLFLLPWGCALKGAQSPRLLRDVEIRKDAVWDGRVVIDGSVKVDKGVTLTIRPGTDIAFVRRDADGDGLGDGTLVVEGELLAVGTREEPIRFHSAAANPRPGDWLEIRSDFSRNLQLRYCEIRDSAYTLHAHFTRGVIEDCTIHDNIDGCRLGQGTFAIRNCLIEKNSGKGINFRNSDVEVSGNIIRDNGSGIFLFETDRPVRIQRNNLYRNLENFRLGDFFSGDVALAGNWWGTADPQAAAATVYDRKRDPGLGVVTIDPAAAWITGTGPRDDLAGLTPAWSFATNGFVDAGPAVAGDLVLTASWDGSLRAFDQQGEVRWEVAVGDVVDATPAGAGGQVYFQSWGRQVYALSAGDGALVWRFGYPPSPADDHRQGGILPLGDLVLVPAWNGNLYALNAGNGELQWSFFAGLPLRATPASDGSRIFQTSGSGRLSVLDLAGNLLWQQQLPAPLLAAPALTPEGPVVLDKAGLLVAFAADGSKRWQRDLGAPCYYGAPVYAAGALFVPTAAGELWKLDAATGATIWRLFGAGPIYATPKLWDGRVFFGDNNGLLHVVGADSGERLATYAVGGEIQGTPLPVGGRLIFGSRDHQVHALSLRGRGEEQLR